One Plasmodium cynomolgi strain B DNA, chromosome 12, whole genome shotgun sequence genomic region harbors:
- a CDS encoding small GTPase rab11b (putative) — protein MSSEEYDHLYKIILVGDATVGKTHLLSRYIRGSLPSVAKATIGVEFATRTIPLAVGGTVKAQIWDTAGQERYRSITSAHYRRSAGAILVYDVTKKKTFLNISKWLEEIRQNADKDIVIMLVGNKVDLVEHDEIKRKVTYEQGASFARENNLFFAEASAVSKLNVKHVFENLLQEIYNNRMKNNSGSFSTRSSATCESAIQLTKARSTIKLNDLNDNESEDDRRNRAMCC, from the exons ATGTCTAGCGAAGAGTATGACCACCTTTATAAGATAATTTTAGTTGGAGACGCAACTGTgg gcaaaacCCACCTCCTGTCGAGGTACATACGGGGCTCGTTGCCTAGCGTTGCAAAGGCGACAATTG GTGTCGAATTTGCCACCAGGACAATTCCGTTGGCGGTAGGGGGGACTGTCAAGGCGCAG ATATGGGACACCGCCGGGCAGGAACGGTACAGAAGTATTACGAGTGCCCACTACAGAAGAAGCGCAGGAGCCATACTGGTCTATGACgtgacgaagaaaaaaacgttccTCAATATTTCAAAGTGGCTGGAGGAAATTCGCCAAAATGCTGACAAGGACATTGTCATTATGTTGGTGGGGAATAAAGTAGACCTGGTGGAGCACGACGAGATCAAGCGGAAG GTGACATACGAACAGGGAGCAAGCTTCGCAAGGGAAAACAACCTATTCTTTGCAGAGGCCTCTGCAGTCTCCAAGTTGAACGTAAAACACGTATTTGAAAATTTGTTgcaagaaatatataataatcgAATGAAGAATAACAGCGGCAGTTTCAGCACGCGAAGTAGTGCCACGTGTGAAAGTGCTATCCAGCTAACCAAGGCGAGGAGTACAATCAAATTAAATGACCTAAATGATAATGAGAGTGAAGATGATCGTAGAAATCGGGCCATGTGCTGC
- a CDS encoding Ser/Thr protein phosphatase family protein (putative) has product MIIAVVGCTHGELNFIYATIEKLEKDNNFKVDLLICCGDFECVRYGVDNDCLNVPNKYKKEENDFRDYFTGKKKAKVLTIFIGGNHEAVNVLKQLYYGGWVAPNIYFLGYSNVHNINDFRICSLSGIYKKYNFYKKYNEHYPYDEISKVSSYHIRKYEIEKLKLVKEKIDIVVTHDWPNNIEKHGDVNDLVRRKFHFQSDIYNNTLGNPHTEFLLNKLKPYFWFSSHLHVKYSAIFLHNKAEPRKHFIQILNIEKRNNIPYLSFDHLPKSSANDPDGKSHFFNEDYEELLQHVEDVQRRDAEEGGKGHSGSKGQPKGGRGGEAETGRAPGEAAPTENTQENTTREDNTRENTTQESTTRESTTRENTTQENTTQEDNTQETAPQETAPQEGATAERKQLYICYDEEWLAILKANHHLVSEGCDKDYNLEKLKYPSKEDFEYIRDKLKKLEKISIKGKDYYLVHGHNNPSYKHLWEQRQLFLSRFDFEELRMYDDFERLFFAEEVRKMDAGLPLDPPKVEEDEEDGEDDEPEEPGQNNQIDELGGGSHNGDNAPHSGNKPNVEDTSETNEISLSIDC; this is encoded by the exons ATGATCATAGCAGTGGTGGGGTGCACGCACGGAGAGCTGAATTTCATTTACGCGACGATAGAAAAGCTGGAAAAGGACAATAACTTCAAAGTGGACCTACTGATCTGTTGTGGAGACTTCGAATGTGTACGTTACGGAGTGGATAACGATTGTCTCAACGTCCCAAATAAATacaagaaggaagaaaatgatttCAGGGATTACTTcacaggaaaaaagaaagcaaaagtATTGACCATATTTATTGGAGGAAATCACGAAGCGGTCAACGTACTCAAGCAACTCTACTACGGAGGATGGGTAGCACCAAACATATATTTCCTTGGATATTCAAATGTACATAATATCAATGACTTCCGAATATGCAGTCTTAGTGGTatctacaaaaaatataatttttacaagaaGTACAATGAGCATTATCCATATGATGAGATCAGCAAGGTGAGTTCGTATCACattagaaaatatgaaattgagaaattaaaattggtgaaggagaaaatagaTATAGTTGTAACACACGATTGGCCAAATAATATTGAAAAACATGGAGATGTTAATGACCTTGTTAGGAggaaatttcattttcaatcagatatatataataatacactTGGAAATCCACACACGGAATTTTtactaaataaattaaaaccCTATTTCTggttttcttctcatttacACGTAAAATAttctgccatttttttacaca ATAAAGCGGAACCCAGGAAACACTTCattcaaattttgaatatTGAGAAAAGGAACAATATTCCATATCTATCGTTTGATCATTTGCCCAAGTCTTCTGCGAATGACCCGGATGGGAagagccatttttttaatgaggaCTATGAGGAGTTGCTGCAGCATGTGGAGGATGTGCAGCGCAGGGACGCTGAGGAGGGTGGCAAGGGGCACAGCGGGAGCAAGGGACAGCCAAAGGGTGGtcgggggggagaagcggagacGGGGCGAGCACCGGGGGAAGCGGCCCCTACGGAGAACACTCAGGAGAACACCACTCGGGAGGACAACACTCGGGAGAACACCACTCAGGAGAGCACCACTCGGGAGAGCACCACTCGGGAAAACACCACCCAGGAGAACACCACTCAGGAGGACAACACTCAAGAGACCGCCCCTCAGGAGACCGCCCCGCAGGAGGGCGCCACTGCAGAGCGCAAGCAGCTGTACATATGCTACGACGAGGAGtggctagccattttgaagGCCAACCACCACCTCGTCTCGGAAGGCTGCGACAAGGATTACAATTTGGAGAAGCTCAAATACCCCTCCAAGGAGGACTTTGAGTATATCCGGGACAAGCTGAAAAagctggaaaaaatatcaatcaAGGGCAAGGACTATTATTTGGTTCACGGTCACAACAACCCCAGTTATAAGCACCTGTGGGAGCAGAGGCAGCTCTTTCTGAGTCGCTTCGATTTCGAGGAGCTCAGAATGTACGACGATTTCGAGCGTTTGTTTTTCGCGGAGGAGGTGCGCAAGATGGACGCCGGGTTGCCACTGGACCCCCccaaagtggaggaagatgaggaggatgGGGAAGACGATGAACCGGAAGAACCAGGACAGAATAACCAAATCGATGAACTCGGTGGGGGCAGCCACAACGGGGACAATGCCCCCCATTCGGGGAACAAGCCCAACGTAGAAGATACCAGTGAGACCAACGAAATTTCCCTTAGTATCGACTGCTGA
- a CDS encoding hypothetical protein (putative), producing MKGSEREGIKCAKRKYEVSQCLSIHQRKNKRIGGNEQDLCGPKRVGDPLSKWAKEDRSSGGSGNCGGRNNQAGREKKIAPPCGSNVSHEAGQVNQAGQVYQVGQVSQSVQVDKDAGRNKKEEAQTNEWTNEKSMRYNHTRDPLMVKHEENSFSPSICLSERKRHKQDQVGKTSDMHNNARSNETIVENEEKMAYSNKTIADSFDDVVSLSLRASNGATFDDSEFSGDHFGGDHTIWNHTKWNHTKWNHLNGDYHNFLRNPTILMKPNEPNSHTNSSGHSSDYPNTFASYYQPNGVPYEGIYKDIYKGSYAGSCDRLNNRFSHLYYKWPPLSIKNPFAFIYKSAKFFGHVQETCKKRTTREAQPHTTTTINVYAKRKKIYTKEEHIGDEAIRKLAVSKEDLLFNFEMDNFNSSENNSLQIWEGSTSKVKGAYQRCSWRDNKISRDFTKQFGVTPPQERLLKRLSGVEEIHRCDTDEEGIREERKKPIMSMVQSAPEDDERVNLRKRHTTDEEGKEEKPMNKHKRLIDVGKKDTDRNFDIFLSLFMKHEKKEAFLFCLICDEELTENSIFFQNCIKPMLDEYRRSKFEKVKKEKNSSSDVSLSDIHINKIILEIMIPSIKKKYLKYVSGLYEKKEPTLNNDINGSDELQKEVLEINQKMENLNIKSLDKHSTEVYIKEASRYEKKIKLIEKPKWSNEHNLKKLLLKQQNYNPFTIFGTSIKEVHLEEVFTLDVYNNYVTNEDRFRNKILYDLYVGKYIQNLYHRIDYQEWTFVLDSLKKQWKYFTNLECNMFLDPLLLEEILWYIDENKMYKDKSEEMYTYEYCFCPTPDPAKEMNLNDVKHFAKSMAERYTFQQNVKYKKLSLNEERFSPHKTLILKYDDVSVDQDVLTYAGRQKEKLTKEALLFNVPRPSSTFYYDSDFFENKIKKHMFRKKVKHCKGNLDMNSPSGKEKEPFTIKFKSKKWTSQNFFDNFFSNYYLYNFDRSNRTYNSII from the exons ATGAAGGGGAGCGAAAGGGAGGGGATAAAATGCGCAAAGAGGAAGTATGAAGTTTCGCAGTGCCTGTCAATTCATCAGCGGAAAAACAAGAGAATTGGGGGTAATGAGCAGGATCTGTGTGGGCCCAAGAGGGTGGGGGACCCGCTCTCCAAATGGGCCAAGGAGGACCGAAGCAGCGGCGGCAGTGGAAACTGTGGGGGGAGGAACAACCAGGCgggtagagaaaaaaaaattgcccccCCATGTGGGAGCAACGTCAGTCACGAAGCGGGCCAAGTGAATCAAGCGGGCCAAGTGTACCAAGTGGGCCAAGTGAGTCAATCGGTCCAAGTTGACAAAGACGctggaagaaacaaaaaagaggaggcTCAGACGAACGAATggacaaatgaaaaaagtatgCGTTACAACCATACGCGCGACCCCCTAATGGTGAAGCACGAGGAGAActccttctccccctccatATGTCTCAGTGAACGTAAAAGGCATAAGCAGGACCAAGTGGGGAAAACAAGTGATATGCATAATAACGCGAGATCGAATGAAACGATAGTGGAGAATGAGGAAAAGATGGCCTACTCGAATAAAACCATAGCGGACAGCTTCGACGACGTGGTCAGTTTAAGTCTGCGCGCTTCGAACGGGGCAACCTTCGATGATTCCGAGTTCAGCGGCGATCATTTCGGGGGAGACCACACCATATGGAACCACACCAAATGGAACCACACCAAATGGAACCACCTCAACGGGGACTACCACAACTTTCTCCGCAACCCTACGATCCTTATGAAACCGAACGAGCCCAACAGCCATAC GAACAGCTCGGGCCATTCGAGCGACTACCCCAATACATTCGCGAGTTATTACCAGCCGAATGGCGTCCCCTATGAAGGCATCTACAAGGACATCTATAAAGGCAGCTACGCAGGCAGTTGTGATCGACTGAACAACCGCTTCTCGCATCTCTACTACAAGTGGCCCCCCCTGAGCATCAAAAACCCCTTTGCCTTCATCTATAAAAGTGCCAAATTTTTTGGCCATGTTCAAGagacatgcaaaaaaaggaccaCTCGAGAAGCACAGCCACACACAACCACCACAATAAACGTATatgcaaagaggaaaaaaatatacacaaagGAGGAACACATAGGAGATGAAGCCATACGCAAATTGGCCGTCTCCAAGGAAGACCTTCTCTTCAATTTTGAGATGGATAATTTTAACTCCTCAGAAAATAACTCACTACAGATTTGGGAAGGCTCTACAAGCAAAGTCAAAGGCGCTTACCAAAGATGTAGCTGGAGGGACAACAAAATCAGCAGGGACTTCACCAAGCAGTTCGGAGTAACGCCCCCCCAAGAGAGGCTCCTGAAAAGGTTAAGCGGCGTGGAAGAAATACACAGATGCGACACAGATGAGGAGGGAATAAgggaggagagaaaaaaacccATTATGAGCATGGTACAAAGCGCGCCTGAGGATGACGAACGAGTGAACCTCCGGAAGAGACACACAACCGATGAAgagggaaaggaagaaaaacccATGAACAAACATAAACGACTTATCGacgtaggaaaaaaagacacgGATAGAAACTTCGATATTTTCTTATCCCTCTTCATGaagcacgaaaaaaaagaagcattcCTCTTTTGCCTAATATGCGACGAAGAGCTGACGGAaaattctattttttttcaaaattgcatCAAGCCAATGTTAGACGAATATAGAAGATCCAAATTTGAGAAagtgaagaaagaaaagaatagCTCCTCAGATGTATCCCTCAGCGacatacatataaacaaaataatccTAGAAATTATGATCCCAtctataaagaaaaagtaccTCAAGTATGTGAGTGGGCTCTAcgagaaaaaggaacccACACTTAATAACGACATTAACGGATCAGATGAGCTACAAAAGGAGGTACTCGAAATTAAccagaaaatggaaaatttgaATATCAAATCACTAGATAAGCATAGTACCGAAGTGTACATAAAAGAAGCTAGccgttatgaaaaaaaaataaaattaattgaaaaaccaaaatggagcaatgaacataatttaaaaaaactcctactcaaacaacaaaattataaccCCTTTACAATATTTGGAACTAGCATTAAGGAGGTACATCTAGAAGAAGTTTTCACCCTCGACGTATACAATAATTACGTAACCAATGAAGACAGatttagaaataaaattttgtacgaTTTGTATGTAGGAAagtatatacaaaatttgtACCATAGAATTGATTACCAGGAATGGACCTTTGTTCTTGACTCTCTAAAAAAacaatggaaatattttaccaATCTAGAATGTAATATGTTTCTAGATCCACTACTAttggaagaaattttatgGTACATTgatgagaacaaaatgtataaggacaaaagtgaagaaatgtATACTTATGAATATTGCTTCTGTCCTACTCCCGATCCTGCCAAGGAGATGAATTTGAATGACGTAAAACACTTTGCCAAATCAATGGCGGAAAGGTACACGTTTCAACAGAATGTAAAGTATAAAAAGTTGTCCCTAAATGAGGAACGTTTCTCCCCTCATAAGACgcttattttaaaatatgacgATGTTAGCGTGGACCAAGATGTATTAACTTATGCAGGAAggcagaaggaaaaactgaCAAAGGAAGCCCTCCTTTTTAATGTACCTAGACCATCCAGCACATTCTACTACGACTCGGACttctttgaaaataaaataaaaaaacacatgttCAGGAAGAAGGTGAAACACTGCAAGGGTAACTTGGACATGAATTCTCCATCCGGGAAAGAGAAGGAACCCTTTACAATAAAATTTAAGTCCAAAAAATGGACctctcaaaattttttcgacaactttttttctaattattACCTGTACAATTTTGACAGAAGTAATCGGACGTACAACTCTATAATTTAG